A genomic segment from Acidimicrobiales bacterium encodes:
- a CDS encoding acetyl-CoA C-acetyltransferase codes for MAGSVILAGARTPIGKLSGAFASFSAADLGAKAISAALERAGVPAEEVDYVFMGQVLQAGAGQITARQAAVGAGIPLSVPATTINKVCLSGLNSILLADLLIQSGQADIVVAGGMESMTNAPYLLPGARAGYRIGDQKVVDSMMYDGLFCAFDQVAMGAGTEKYAASAGLAREPQDDLSAKSHQRAAAAAKNGLFDDEVVAVEVPQRKGDPVVVTTDEGVRGDTTAEGLAKLRPAFDKAGNITAGNASQISDGGAAVIVASRAAAERIGTTPLGEIVGYGQVAGPDPSLLTQPSRAIKDAAQRSGTDLGAIDLFELNEAFAAVGLASMADLGVSDDVVNVNGGAIALGHPVGMSGTRVALTLLLELGRRGGGLGAAALCGGGGQGDAMLVRTLD; via the coding sequence ATGGCCGGATCCGTCATCCTCGCCGGTGCTCGCACCCCGATCGGCAAGCTCTCCGGAGCCTTCGCCTCCTTCAGCGCCGCCGACCTGGGGGCCAAGGCCATCAGCGCCGCCCTGGAGCGGGCCGGCGTGCCCGCCGAGGAGGTGGACTACGTCTTCATGGGCCAGGTCCTCCAGGCCGGGGCCGGGCAGATCACCGCCCGCCAGGCCGCAGTCGGGGCCGGCATCCCCCTGTCCGTGCCCGCCACCACCATCAACAAGGTGTGCCTGTCCGGCCTGAACTCCATCCTGTTGGCCGACCTGCTCATCCAGTCGGGACAGGCCGACATCGTGGTGGCCGGGGGCATGGAGTCCATGACCAACGCCCCCTACCTGCTGCCCGGGGCCCGGGCCGGCTACCGCATCGGCGACCAGAAGGTCGTCGACTCGATGATGTACGACGGCTTGTTCTGCGCCTTCGACCAGGTGGCCATGGGCGCCGGCACCGAGAAGTACGCGGCCTCGGCCGGCCTGGCCCGTGAGCCCCAGGACGACCTGTCGGCCAAGAGCCACCAGCGGGCCGCCGCTGCGGCCAAGAACGGCCTGTTCGACGACGAGGTCGTGGCCGTCGAGGTGCCCCAGCGGAAGGGTGACCCGGTGGTCGTCACCACCGACGAGGGTGTCCGGGGCGACACCACGGCCGAGGGCCTGGCCAAGCTGCGGCCGGCCTTCGACAAGGCCGGCAACATCACCGCCGGCAACGCCAGCCAGATCAGCGACGGCGGCGCCGCCGTGATCGTGGCCTCCCGGGCTGCGGCCGAGCGCATCGGCACCACGCCCCTGGGCGAGATCGTGGGCTACGGCCAGGTGGCGGGCCCCGACCCGTCGCTCCTGACCCAGCCGTCGCGGGCCATCAAGGACGCGGCCCAGCGCTCCGGCACCGACCTCGGGGCCATCGACCTGTTCGAGCTGAACGAGGCCTTCGCCGCTGTGGGCCTGGCCTCCATGGCCGACCTGGGCGTGTCCGACGACGTGGTCAACGTCAACGGCGGGGCCATCGCCCTCGGCCACCCGGTGGGGATGTCGGGCACCCGCGTCGCCCTCACCCTGCTCCTGGAGCTGGGCCGCCGGGGCGGCGGGTTGGGCGCGGCCGCCCTGTGCGGCGGCGGCGGCCAGGGCGACGCCATGCTCGTCCGCACCCTCGACTGA
- a CDS encoding hemolysin family protein has product MSEALPQLALVVVLVILNAGFAGSEMALISLRESQLQRLEAKGRRGRALVALARDPNRFLATIQIGITLAGFLASAAAAVSLAEPLEEPLGFLGGAAGPAAIVAVTLVLAYLTLVFGELAPKRIAMQRAEGWGLVAARPLALVARLTRPAVWVLSRSTDLAVRLLGGDPDRHGEEVTEEELRDMVAAQPGFTDQHRTILSGAFQIAGRTLQEVVVPRRDVFVLAPGTPCDAALAALAGSSHTRAPVADDGNLDEFRGVVHLRDLVAADCETVSDVTQPAPAFPETASVLDALRSMQAGRHQMAIVINEHGGTEGIVTVEDLLEELVGEIYDETDQDVLSVRHEPDGARVLPGRFPVHDLPDIDVDLPEGPYSTVAGLVLHQLGRIPEHPGDVVAVDGWEMEVMAVDGRAITEVRLRRSASPALEGDTSTDAGQGTRQAAPSS; this is encoded by the coding sequence GTGTCTGAAGCCCTGCCCCAGTTGGCGCTGGTCGTGGTGCTGGTGATCCTCAACGCCGGTTTCGCCGGCAGCGAGATGGCGCTGATCTCCCTGCGCGAGAGCCAGCTCCAACGGCTCGAGGCCAAGGGCCGCCGGGGCCGGGCCCTGGTCGCCCTGGCCCGCGACCCCAACCGCTTCCTGGCCACCATCCAGATCGGCATCACCCTGGCCGGGTTCCTGGCCTCGGCGGCGGCCGCCGTCTCGCTGGCCGAGCCCCTGGAGGAGCCCCTCGGCTTCCTGGGTGGCGCCGCCGGGCCGGCCGCCATCGTGGCCGTCACCCTCGTCCTCGCCTACCTCACCCTGGTCTTCGGCGAGCTGGCCCCCAAGCGCATCGCCATGCAGCGGGCCGAGGGCTGGGGCCTGGTCGCGGCCCGACCCCTGGCCCTGGTGGCAAGGCTGACCCGCCCCGCGGTGTGGGTGCTGAGCCGGAGCACCGACCTGGCCGTGCGCCTGCTCGGGGGCGACCCCGACCGCCACGGCGAGGAGGTCACCGAGGAGGAGCTGCGGGACATGGTGGCGGCCCAGCCCGGCTTCACCGACCAGCACCGGACCATCCTCTCCGGGGCCTTCCAGATCGCCGGCCGCACCCTCCAGGAGGTGGTGGTGCCCCGCCGCGACGTCTTCGTGCTGGCCCCGGGCACGCCGTGCGACGCCGCCCTGGCCGCCCTGGCCGGCTCCAGCCACACCCGGGCCCCGGTGGCCGACGACGGCAACCTCGACGAGTTCCGGGGCGTGGTCCACCTGCGGGACCTGGTGGCCGCCGACTGCGAGACGGTGAGCGACGTGACCCAGCCCGCCCCCGCCTTCCCGGAGACGGCCAGCGTGCTCGACGCCCTGCGCAGCATGCAGGCCGGGCGCCACCAGATGGCCATCGTGATCAACGAGCACGGCGGCACCGAGGGCATCGTCACCGTGGAGGACCTGCTGGAGGAGCTGGTCGGCGAGATCTACGACGAGACCGACCAGGACGTCCTGTCCGTCCGCCACGAGCCCGACGGGGCCCGGGTGCTGCCCGGCCGCTTCCCGGTCCACGACCTGCCCGACATCGACGTCGACCTGCCCGAGGGGCCGTACTCCACCGTGGCCGGCCTGGTGCTGCACCAGTTGGGCCGTATCCCCGAGCACCCCGGGGACGTGGTGGCGGTCGACGGTTGGGAGATGGAGGTCATGGCCGTCGACGGCCGGGCCATCACCGAGGTGCGCCTGCGCCGGTCCGCCAGCCCGGCGCTCGAGGGCGACACCAGCACCGATGCCGGCCAGGGCACCCGCCAGGCGGCCCCGTCGTCCTGA
- a CDS encoding TetR/AcrR family transcriptional regulator, with protein MKGPVNHEGETPARLTRAQAQARTRAALLEAAASLFAERGFHGTSVEEVVARAGFTRGAFYSNFSDKADLFLAVLDHRTNADRAALTPLISTAPSLDALVGRLAARPPDDEGRDADRQWQLLLTEFRLHALREPDVRPRLAAWEQAQRSAYRAAVEHLFAASGLEPPGDPGLIALIIQTLVDGVAVHQMIEGDALGPHPFLDTLDLLIRASTALAASLDQER; from the coding sequence GTGAAGGGACCCGTCAACCACGAGGGCGAGACGCCGGCCCGCCTGACCCGGGCCCAGGCCCAGGCCCGGACCCGGGCCGCCCTGCTGGAGGCGGCGGCCTCCCTGTTCGCCGAGCGGGGCTTCCACGGCACCTCCGTCGAGGAGGTGGTGGCCCGGGCCGGGTTCACCCGCGGCGCCTTCTACTCCAACTTCTCCGACAAGGCCGACCTGTTCCTGGCCGTCCTCGACCACCGGACCAACGCCGATCGGGCCGCGCTGACCCCTCTCATCTCCACCGCCCCGTCCCTCGACGCCCTGGTCGGTCGCCTGGCCGCCCGCCCCCCCGACGACGAGGGCCGCGACGCCGACCGCCAGTGGCAGCTGCTCCTGACCGAGTTCCGGCTCCACGCCCTGCGGGAACCCGACGTCCGGCCCCGCCTGGCGGCGTGGGAGCAGGCCCAGCGCTCGGCCTACCGCGCCGCGGTGGAGCACCTGTTCGCGGCCAGCGGCCTGGAACCCCCGGGAGATCCCGGCCTCATCGCCCTCATCATCCAGACCCTGGTGGACGGGGTGGCCGTGCACCAGATGATCGAGGGCGACGCCCTGGGGCCCCACCCGTTCCTCGACACGCTCGACCTGTTGATCCGAGCCAGCACCGCCCTGGCCGCCTCCCTCGACCAGGAGCGCTGA
- a CDS encoding ABC transporter ATP-binding protein, whose amino-acid sequence MSSPDEVPALRVEDVHRAYGGVPAVGPLDLEVAAGEAVALIGHNGSGKSTLLRIVAGLLDADGGEVEVAGWEGGSVHARATTSYLPDDPVLYDDLSVAEHVEYVSRLFGGDGFDGYAEDVAGRLGLAERIDDLPSRFSRGLRQKASLLLGLARPFSLLLVDEPFVGLDAPGRAALLGLLAEVHHDGAAVVVATHDPEFVERVDRVVALRDGEVAFDGVATPAEALRLVGA is encoded by the coding sequence ATGAGCAGCCCTGACGAGGTCCCGGCCCTGCGGGTCGAGGACGTGCACCGGGCCTACGGCGGCGTGCCCGCCGTCGGGCCCCTGGACCTGGAGGTGGCGGCGGGGGAGGCAGTGGCCCTCATCGGCCACAACGGGTCGGGCAAGTCCACGCTGCTGCGGATCGTGGCCGGCCTCCTCGACGCCGACGGGGGGGAGGTCGAGGTGGCGGGCTGGGAGGGGGGCTCCGTCCACGCCCGGGCCACCACGTCCTACCTGCCCGACGACCCGGTGCTCTACGACGACCTGTCGGTGGCCGAGCACGTGGAGTACGTGTCGCGCCTGTTCGGCGGGGACGGCTTCGACGGCTACGCCGAGGACGTGGCCGGTCGCCTGGGCCTGGCCGAGCGGATCGACGACCTGCCCAGCCGGTTCAGCCGCGGACTGCGCCAGAAGGCGTCCCTGCTCCTGGGCCTGGCCCGCCCGTTCTCGCTGCTGCTGGTGGACGAGCCCTTCGTGGGCCTCGACGCGCCGGGCCGGGCCGCCCTGCTCGGGCTCCTGGCCGAGGTCCACCACGACGGGGCCGCGGTGGTGGTGGCCACCCACGACCCCGAGTTCGTGGAGCGGGTCGACCGGGTGGTGGCCCTGCGCGACGGCGAGGTGGCCTTCGACGGCGTCGCCACCCCGGCCGAGGCCCTCCGCCTGGTCGGCGCCTGA
- a CDS encoding VOC family protein, with amino-acid sequence MSPLAARDPNERDEEVQSTQAGEVGPVLAEIDHVGVAVRDLATALDSYREAYDVLVEQREVDPEDGVEEALLRVGGRWVRLMAPHRDDSPLVAWLDEHGEGLHHVGYRVADCAATLAHLRAQGHEALDPFPRPGLRGPVVARVRDRHGTLVELVEDVPSF; translated from the coding sequence ATGAGCCCACTGGCCGCCCGCGACCCCAACGAGCGCGACGAGGAGGTCCAGTCGACCCAGGCCGGCGAGGTGGGCCCGGTGCTGGCCGAGATCGACCACGTGGGCGTGGCCGTGCGCGACCTGGCCACGGCCCTGGACTCCTATCGCGAGGCCTACGACGTGCTGGTCGAGCAGCGGGAGGTGGATCCCGAGGACGGGGTGGAGGAGGCGCTGCTGCGGGTGGGAGGACGCTGGGTCCGGCTCATGGCCCCCCACCGTGACGACTCCCCCCTGGTCGCCTGGCTGGACGAGCACGGCGAGGGGCTGCACCACGTGGGCTACCGGGTGGCCGACTGCGCGGCCACGCTGGCGCACCTCCGGGCCCAGGGCCACGAGGCCCTCGACCCGTTCCCCCGCCCCGGCCTCCGGGGCCCGGTCGTGGCCCGGGTCCGGGACCGGCACGGCACCCTGGTCGAGCTGGTCGAGGACGTCCCCTCCTTCTGA
- a CDS encoding oxidoreductase — translation MTDPWTADSVPDQAGRTVVVTGATSGLGLSSATVLARAGARVLMAARNAEKAARARDEVAGVATGPAPEVVALDLADLDSVRAAADDIRSRVDALDVLMNNAGVMAVPLARTAQGFEMQLGTNHLGHFALTGLLLPTLLAAEAPRVVTTSSGAHKPGRMRWHDLHWQRGYRRWLAYCQSKLANLLFAYELDRRAAAAGVPLTSAAAHPGYAATHLQAVGPEASGRALSARLMELGNTVIAQSGDDGALPQLYAATMPDVRGGEYFGPGRLMELRGHPVRVTSTRRARDEADAARLWSVSERLTGVAYDWPGGVDDQPAHDPDAEVPADRSEPAGA, via the coding sequence ATGACCGATCCCTGGACCGCCGACTCCGTCCCCGACCAGGCCGGCCGCACCGTCGTCGTCACCGGCGCCACCAGCGGCCTGGGCCTGTCCTCGGCCACCGTGCTGGCCCGGGCCGGCGCCCGGGTGCTGATGGCGGCCCGCAACGCCGAGAAGGCGGCCCGGGCCCGCGACGAGGTGGCGGGGGTGGCCACCGGCCCCGCCCCCGAGGTGGTGGCCCTCGACCTGGCCGACCTGGACTCGGTCCGGGCCGCGGCCGACGACATCCGCAGCCGGGTCGACGCGCTCGACGTGCTCATGAACAACGCCGGGGTCATGGCCGTCCCCCTGGCCCGCACCGCCCAGGGCTTCGAGATGCAGCTCGGCACCAACCACCTGGGCCACTTCGCCCTCACCGGCCTGCTCCTGCCCACGCTCCTGGCCGCCGAGGCCCCCCGGGTGGTCACCACCTCGTCGGGGGCCCACAAGCCGGGCCGCATGCGCTGGCACGACCTCCACTGGCAGCGGGGCTACCGGCGCTGGCTGGCCTACTGCCAGTCCAAGCTGGCCAACCTGCTCTTCGCCTACGAGCTCGACCGGCGGGCCGCGGCGGCCGGCGTGCCCCTGACCTCGGCCGCCGCCCACCCGGGCTACGCCGCCACCCACCTCCAGGCCGTCGGCCCCGAGGCCAGCGGCCGGGCCCTGTCGGCCCGGCTCATGGAGCTGGGCAACACGGTCATCGCCCAGTCCGGCGACGACGGCGCCCTGCCCCAGCTCTACGCGGCCACCATGCCGGACGTCCGGGGCGGCGAGTACTTCGGTCCGGGGCGGCTCATGGAGCTGCGGGGCCACCCGGTGCGGGTCACCTCCACGCGCCGGGCCCGCGACGAGGCCGACGCCGCCCGCCTGTGGTCGGTGTCCGAGCGCCTCACCGGCGTCGCCTACGACTGGCCGGGCGGCGTCGACGACCAGCCCGCGCACGATCCCGACGCCGAGGTCCCCGCCGACCGCTCGGAGCCCGCCGGGGCCTGA
- a CDS encoding DivIVA domain-containing protein, which yields MTGNEIRLGPDDLIGREFAIGLRGYDRDEVDAFLAQASDAWRASLSAAPPAGLSSSAMAALAGAEAPAPSTDLFAAPAPSAGSISAPDPFAPPVAADPFAAPVAPPAEPAPSASDPFAPSASAAFEPPSYEPAAFEPTSFGAPTHEPSAFAAAPEPAPAPAPEAAPAEVQATRAETERDRTTAYAERAAAELDRAAARTELAKAQEEALHIIDQAQRRAEVVLTGARDKARAEAETVLEDARSRLTPLLEQERAVRARLARLRSELDAIAGEGIEAPAPVSLPPAQQIVTATEDDPGTPEAPFPVGFGSVTVDH from the coding sequence ATGACCGGCAACGAGATCCGCCTCGGACCCGACGACCTCATCGGTCGCGAGTTCGCCATCGGGCTGCGGGGCTACGACCGCGACGAGGTCGATGCCTTCCTCGCCCAGGCCTCCGACGCCTGGCGGGCGTCCCTCTCGGCCGCCCCGCCGGCCGGCCTGTCCAGCTCGGCCATGGCTGCCCTGGCCGGCGCCGAGGCCCCGGCCCCGTCGACCGACCTGTTCGCCGCTCCCGCCCCCTCGGCCGGTTCCATCTCGGCCCCCGACCCCTTCGCCCCGCCGGTGGCCGCCGACCCGTTCGCAGCGCCGGTGGCCCCGCCGGCCGAGCCGGCCCCCTCCGCGTCCGACCCCTTCGCCCCGTCGGCCTCCGCGGCCTTCGAGCCGCCGTCGTACGAGCCCGCCGCCTTCGAGCCGACCTCGTTCGGGGCTCCGACCCACGAGCCGTCGGCCTTCGCCGCCGCCCCCGAGCCGGCCCCGGCCCCGGCCCCCGAGGCGGCCCCGGCCGAGGTCCAGGCCACCCGGGCCGAGACCGAGCGCGACCGCACCACGGCCTACGCCGAGCGAGCGGCGGCCGAGCTGGACCGGGCCGCAGCCCGGACCGAGCTGGCCAAGGCCCAGGAGGAGGCCCTCCACATCATCGACCAGGCCCAGCGCCGGGCCGAGGTGGTGCTCACCGGGGCCCGTGACAAGGCCCGGGCCGAGGCGGAGACCGTCCTGGAGGACGCCCGCTCCCGCCTCACCCCGCTGCTGGAGCAGGAGCGCGCCGTGCGCGCCCGCCTGGCCCGCCTGCGCAGCGAGCTCGACGCCATCGCCGGCGAGGGCATCGAAGCGCCGGCGCCGGTCTCCCTGCCCCCGGCCCAGCAGATCGTCACCGCCACCGAGGACGATCCCGGCACCCCCGAGGCCCCGTTCCCGGTCGGCTTCGGATCGGTCACCGTCGACCACTAG
- the ccrA gene encoding crotonyl-CoA carboxylase/reductase yields MKEILNAIQAGASGEDIAALDVPESYRAAFVKRDEMAMWEGVDSADKDPRKSLHVDEVATPELAPDEVYVAVMASAINFNTVWTSIFEPLPTFGFLDRLGKESVWGARHALPYHVVGSDASGVVVRVGSAVRNWKPGDKVTLHCNHLDDQDASAHDDSMLAANQRIWGFETNFGGLADLTVAKANQLMPKPAHLSWEEAACNALCNSTSYRMIVSKHAGDLQQGQAVLIWGATGGIGGYAVQYVLNGGGTPVGVVSSPERAELLRAMGCEHVIDRKEAGYKFWSDEHTQDEREWRRLGKDIRSLIGRDVDTVFEHPGRSTFGASVFAAARGGKIVTCAATSGYMIEYDNRHLWMKLKSIVSSHFANYKEAWAANQLICEGKIQPLLSRVYTLEQTGDAALAVHRNEIEGKAGVLCLAPEEGLGIDDPELRQKVGEDKITLFRRAGA; encoded by the coding sequence ATGAAGGAGATCCTGAACGCCATCCAGGCCGGTGCCTCCGGTGAGGACATCGCCGCCCTCGACGTCCCGGAGTCGTACCGGGCCGCCTTCGTGAAGCGGGACGAGATGGCCATGTGGGAGGGCGTCGACTCGGCCGACAAGGACCCCCGCAAGTCCCTCCACGTCGACGAGGTGGCCACGCCGGAGCTGGCCCCCGACGAGGTGTACGTGGCCGTCATGGCCTCGGCCATCAACTTCAACACGGTGTGGACGTCGATCTTCGAGCCCCTGCCCACCTTCGGGTTCCTCGACCGCCTGGGCAAGGAGAGCGTGTGGGGCGCCCGCCACGCCCTGCCGTACCACGTGGTCGGCTCGGACGCCTCGGGCGTGGTGGTGCGGGTCGGCTCGGCGGTGCGCAACTGGAAGCCGGGCGACAAGGTCACCCTGCACTGCAACCACCTCGACGACCAGGACGCCTCGGCCCACGACGACTCGATGCTGGCCGCCAACCAGCGCATCTGGGGCTTCGAGACCAACTTCGGCGGCCTGGCCGACCTCACCGTGGCCAAGGCCAACCAGCTCATGCCCAAGCCGGCCCATCTGTCCTGGGAGGAGGCGGCCTGCAACGCGCTGTGCAACTCCACCTCGTACCGGATGATCGTCAGCAAGCACGCCGGCGACCTCCAGCAGGGCCAGGCCGTCCTCATCTGGGGCGCCACCGGCGGCATCGGCGGCTACGCCGTGCAGTACGTGCTCAACGGCGGCGGCACGCCGGTGGGCGTGGTGTCCTCCCCGGAGCGGGCCGAGCTGCTGCGGGCCATGGGCTGCGAGCACGTCATCGACCGCAAGGAGGCGGGCTACAAGTTCTGGTCCGACGAGCACACCCAGGACGAGCGGGAGTGGCGGCGGTTGGGCAAGGACATCCGCTCGCTCATCGGCCGCGACGTCGACACCGTGTTCGAGCACCCGGGCCGCTCCACCTTCGGGGCCTCGGTGTTCGCCGCGGCCCGGGGCGGCAAGATCGTCACCTGCGCGGCCACCAGCGGCTACATGATCGAGTACGACAACCGCCACTTGTGGATGAAGTTGAAGAGCATCGTCAGCTCCCACTTCGCCAACTACAAGGAGGCGTGGGCGGCCAACCAGCTCATCTGCGAGGGCAAGATCCAGCCCCTGCTGTCCCGGGTGTACACCCTGGAGCAGACCGGCGACGCGGCCCTGGCCGTCCACCGCAACGAGATCGAGGGCAAAGCCGGGGTGCTGTGCCTGGCCCCCGAGGAGGGCCTGGGCATCGACGACCCCGAGCTCCGCCAGAAGGTCGGCGAGGACAAGATCACCCTGTTCCGCCGGGCCGGCGCCTGA
- a CDS encoding MBL fold metallo-hydrolase — protein MRVHHLDCCTMCPRGRRHLNDAGHLVGHVLVLETDRHGLVLVDTGIGRGCVADLRGWMGAAVVAATGPVADPTRTAHHQLGRLGLDPGDVRHVVVTHLDGDHAGGLADFPEATVHVHGTELDAAVNPRSTAEKQRYRRRMWAHGPRWRTFRTDEGDTWNGFAAARPLATGERPGEVLDGVVTLGLPGHTRGHSLVAVDRGDGGWLVHAGDAYFHTASVHRDRGRPTRLLTAFERTVAVDRSALAGNHQRLADLASSGRATVVCAHDPSEYSALALRDEVRPPG, from the coding sequence ATGCGCGTCCACCACCTCGACTGCTGCACCATGTGCCCGCGCGGGCGCCGTCACCTGAACGATGCCGGCCACCTGGTGGGCCACGTGCTGGTGCTGGAGACCGACCGCCACGGCCTGGTGCTGGTCGACACGGGCATCGGGCGGGGCTGCGTGGCCGACCTGCGGGGCTGGATGGGTGCCGCCGTGGTGGCCGCCACCGGGCCGGTCGCCGACCCGACCCGGACCGCTCACCACCAGCTGGGCCGCCTCGGCCTCGACCCCGGCGACGTGCGCCACGTCGTGGTCACCCACCTCGACGGCGACCACGCCGGCGGGCTGGCCGACTTCCCGGAGGCCACCGTCCACGTCCACGGGACCGAGCTCGACGCCGCCGTCAACCCCCGCTCGACGGCCGAGAAGCAGCGTTACCGGCGACGCATGTGGGCCCACGGCCCGCGGTGGCGCACGTTCCGCACCGACGAGGGCGACACGTGGAACGGCTTCGCCGCGGCCCGGCCCCTGGCCACGGGGGAGCGGCCCGGCGAGGTGCTGGACGGTGTCGTGACCCTGGGCCTGCCCGGCCACACCCGGGGCCACTCCCTGGTGGCCGTGGACCGGGGGGACGGCGGCTGGCTGGTCCACGCCGGCGACGCCTACTTCCACACCGCCTCGGTGCACCGGGACCGGGGCCGGCCCACCCGGCTGCTCACCGCCTTCGAGCGCACCGTGGCCGTCGACCGCTCGGCCCTGGCCGGCAACCACCAGCGCCTGGCCGACCTGGCCTCGTCGGGCCGGGCCACGGTCGTCTGCGCCCACGACCCCTCCGAGTACTCGGCGCTGGCCCTCCGGGACGAGGTGCGCCCGCCCGGGTGA
- a CDS encoding cytochrome P450: MESHLKSEAAPTQRAARLRAALVTPGLMAFLGSSRIRDHPHRAYRLLQRRDPIHRSPFGFWVLSRHAEVSAALRHPGLGVDPGAIDPALLRIGPLRRLLDRPAPSTVGPGAFLDMSEGLLLFRDPPDHTRLRGLVSRAFTPRQMARLEGRIAELTADLLAPLRHRRGRFDLMAELAYPLPARVICELIGLPPEDHELIATHGQDLAVGLDPLPSGDELRRADRAVAALRHHLAEPIRSRRAAPRDDLLSALVQAEADGDRLDHDELVATVVLLLIAGHETTANLIGNAVALLDRHPDQRQALRDRPELAETAVDELLRYEPPVQMTQRNALVDVELAGRTIPAGSIVILLTGAANRDPDVFPDPRRLDLARTPNPHLAFGGGAHFCLGAALARMEGRIALPALYRALPGLRVAGRRPTHRSSFVIRGYGALPVELAR, translated from the coding sequence ATGGAATCGCATCTCAAGTCGGAAGCGGCCCCGACCCAACGGGCGGCCCGCCTCCGGGCCGCGCTCGTCACGCCGGGCCTCATGGCCTTCCTGGGCTCCTCCCGCATCCGCGACCACCCCCACCGGGCCTACCGCTTGTTGCAGCGGCGCGACCCGATCCACCGGAGCCCGTTCGGCTTCTGGGTCCTGAGCCGGCACGCCGAGGTGAGCGCCGCTCTCCGCCATCCCGGCCTGGGCGTCGATCCCGGCGCCATCGACCCGGCGCTCCTGCGCATCGGCCCCCTGCGCCGCCTGCTCGACCGGCCCGCCCCCAGCACCGTCGGGCCCGGGGCCTTCCTGGACATGAGCGAGGGGCTGCTCCTGTTCCGCGACCCGCCCGACCACACCCGCCTGCGGGGCCTGGTGAGCCGGGCCTTCACGCCCCGCCAGATGGCCCGGCTGGAGGGCCGCATCGCCGAGCTCACCGCCGACCTGCTGGCCCCGCTGCGCCACCGGCGGGGCCGCTTCGACCTCATGGCCGAGCTGGCCTACCCCCTCCCGGCCCGGGTCATCTGCGAGCTCATCGGCCTGCCCCCCGAGGACCACGAGCTCATCGCCACCCACGGCCAGGACCTGGCCGTGGGCCTGGACCCCCTGCCGTCGGGTGACGAGCTGCGGCGGGCCGACCGGGCGGTGGCCGCCCTGCGCCACCACCTGGCCGAGCCGATCCGGTCCCGGCGCGCCGCCCCTCGCGACGACCTGCTCTCGGCCCTGGTCCAGGCCGAGGCCGACGGGGACCGGCTCGACCACGACGAGCTGGTGGCCACCGTCGTCCTGCTGCTCATCGCCGGGCACGAGACCACCGCCAACCTCATCGGCAACGCCGTGGCCCTGCTCGACCGCCACCCCGACCAGCGCCAGGCCCTGCGGGACCGCCCGGAGCTGGCCGAGACCGCGGTCGACGAGCTGCTGCGCTACGAGCCCCCGGTGCAGATGACCCAGCGCAACGCCCTGGTCGACGTGGAGCTGGCCGGCCGCACCATCCCGGCCGGGAGCATCGTCATCCTGCTCACCGGGGCGGCCAACCGCGACCCCGACGTGTTCCCCGATCCCCGGCGCCTGGACCTGGCCCGCACCCCCAACCCGCACCTGGCCTTCGGGGGCGGGGCCCACTTCTGCCTGGGCGCGGCGCTGGCCCGCATGGAGGGGCGCATCGCCCTGCCCGCCCTCTACCGGGCCCTCCCGGGCCTCCGGGTGGCGGGCCGGCGCCCGACCCACCGGTCCAGCTTCGTCATCCGGGGCTACGGGGCGCTGCCGGTGGAGCTGGCCCGCTGA
- the recR gene encoding recombination mediator RecR, whose amino-acid sequence MAVYTGPVQDLVDELGKLPGVGPKSAQRIAFHLLKLPRDDALRLAAAITEAKARVSWCERCFNVASEPLCDICRDDRRDASVICVVEEPRDVVAVEKTHEFKGRYHVLGGAMNPLEGIGADQLRVKELFARIGQEDVVEVILCTNPNVEGEATAMYLAKMFKDLPLKVTRIASGVPVGGDLEYADELTLGRALEGRRSVAD is encoded by the coding sequence GTGGCGGTCTACACCGGGCCGGTCCAGGACCTGGTCGACGAGCTGGGCAAGCTGCCGGGTGTGGGTCCCAAGTCGGCCCAGCGCATCGCCTTCCACCTGCTGAAGCTGCCCCGGGACGACGCCCTGCGCCTGGCCGCGGCCATCACCGAGGCCAAGGCCCGGGTGTCGTGGTGCGAGCGGTGCTTCAACGTGGCGTCCGAGCCCCTGTGCGACATCTGCCGCGACGACCGCCGTGACGCCTCGGTGATCTGCGTGGTGGAGGAGCCCCGGGACGTGGTGGCCGTGGAGAAGACCCATGAGTTCAAGGGCCGCTACCACGTCCTCGGCGGGGCCATGAACCCCCTGGAGGGGATCGGGGCCGACCAGCTGCGGGTCAAGGAGCTGTTCGCCCGCATCGGGCAGGAGGACGTGGTCGAGGTGATCCTGTGCACCAACCCCAACGTGGAGGGCGAGGCCACGGCCATGTACCTGGCCAAGATGTTCAAGGACCTGCCCCTGAAGGTGACCCGCATCGCCAGCGGGGTCCCGGTGGGGGGCGACCTGGAGTACGCCGACGAGCTCACCCTGGGCCGGGCCCTGGAGGGCCGGCGCTCGGTGGCCGACTGA